One Eubacteriales bacterium mix99 genomic window carries:
- a CDS encoding sugar phosphate nucleotidyltransferase: MKGIILAGGTGSRLYPLTKVTNKHLLPVGKYPMIFYPISRMKEAGIGEILVVTGREHMGDVVALLGSGYDYDLRFTFKVQDQAGGIAQALGLAENFAGGDRCVVILGDNIFSGSIASYVRHFQQQEKGAKVLIRQVSDPDRFGVAEIDGEHIVNIEEKPKHPKTNFAVTGIYMYDSQVFDIIRTLKPSARGELEITDVNNYYIRAGQMTYDMLPGWWSDAGTFPSLKRANEMAEGMDLSLMDEKAHAQQGRG; the protein is encoded by the coding sequence ATGAAAGGTATTATATTGGCGGGAGGGACCGGCTCCAGGCTGTATCCCCTTACGAAAGTAACCAATAAGCATCTGCTTCCGGTCGGAAAATATCCCATGATTTTTTATCCCATATCCCGTATGAAAGAGGCCGGGATCGGGGAAATCCTGGTGGTGACCGGTCGGGAGCATATGGGAGACGTGGTCGCATTGCTGGGCAGCGGTTATGATTATGACCTGCGGTTTACCTTCAAGGTGCAGGATCAGGCGGGAGGAATCGCGCAGGCACTGGGCCTGGCGGAGAATTTTGCCGGTGGGGACCGCTGTGTGGTGATACTGGGCGACAATATTTTTTCCGGAAGCATTGCCTCTTATGTCCGTCATTTTCAGCAGCAGGAGAAAGGCGCAAAGGTTCTGATCCGGCAGGTTTCGGATCCGGATCGTTTCGGCGTTGCGGAAATTGACGGGGAGCACATTGTCAATATTGAAGAAAAGCCGAAGCATCCGAAAACCAATTTCGCCGTAACCGGTATCTATATGTATGACAGTCAGGTGTTTGATATCATCCGGACCCTGAAGCCATCTGCCCGTGGCGAACTGGAGATTACGGATGTCAACAATTACTATATCCGGGCCGGTCAGATGACCTATGACATGCTTCCCGGATGGTGGTCGGATGCCGGTACTTTCCCGTCCCTGAAACGGGCAAATGAAATGGCGGAAGGAATGGATCTTTCCCTGATGGATGAAAAAGCTCATGCGCAGCAGGGACGAGGATGA
- the rfbC gene encoding dTDP-4-dehydrorhamnose 3,5-epimerase, whose amino-acid sequence MGKFRFEKGPLEGLYFVEPALFPDSRGSFMETYESREFRDAGLDMEFVQDNESWSRKGTLRGLHFQIRHPQGKLVRVVQGEVFDAVVDIRPESSTCGKWFGRILSGDNRIQMYIPTGFAHGFLVLSGHARFLYKCTDYYHPEDQGGFLWKDPDIGVKWPTEGIGEFFLSEKDKKLPHFRDLHFSGKQKDPGNV is encoded by the coding sequence ATGGGTAAATTCCGTTTTGAAAAAGGGCCGCTGGAAGGCCTGTATTTTGTGGAACCGGCTTTGTTTCCCGATTCCAGGGGAAGTTTTATGGAAACGTATGAGTCCAGGGAGTTCCGGGATGCAGGGCTGGATATGGAGTTTGTTCAGGACAATGAATCCTGGTCCCGGAAGGGGACCTTACGGGGACTTCACTTTCAGATCCGGCATCCCCAGGGAAAGCTGGTCCGTGTTGTCCAGGGGGAAGTGTTTGACGCTGTGGTGGACATCCGACCGGAATCCTCCACCTGTGGGAAATGGTTCGGCCGGATCCTGTCCGGGGACAACCGGATACAGATGTATATCCCGACCGGCTTTGCCCATGGATTTCTGGTCTTGTCCGGGCATGCCCGCTTCCTTTATAAGTGCACGGATTATTATCATCCGGAGGATCAGGGAGGGTTCCTGTGGAAGGATCCGGACATCGGCGTAAAATGGCCAACGGAAGGGATCGGGGAATTCTTCCTTTCCGAAAAGGACAAGAAGCTGCCGCACTTCCGGGATTTACATTTCAGCGGAAAACAGAAAGATCCAGGGAATGTTTGA
- the rfbB gene encoding dTDP-glucose 4,6-dehydratase — MQKLLVTGGAGFIGSNFIRYLFETYPEITVLNLDALTYAGNPDNLEGLPDGCRYTFCHGDITDEETVNGIVKEGVDAIVNFAAESHVDRCITDPGIFVRTNVMGTRVLLDAAREYQVKKYLQVSTDEVYGTLGQKGYFTEESCLAPNSPYSASKAGADLLVRAYHRTFGLNVNVTRCSNNYGPRQFPEKLIPLMISHAMEDQPLPVYGDGQNIRDWLYVEDHCRAIDRVLRCGESGRVYNVGGNNERTNMEIVDLILEKLGKPRSLISFVRDRPGHDRRYAIDSGRIQKELGWKPMYDFASSMEKTIDWYCSHTKWLDRIRTGEYRRKQDI, encoded by the coding sequence ATTCAAAAACTGCTGGTAACAGGCGGAGCGGGTTTCATCGGCAGTAATTTTATCCGATATCTGTTTGAGACGTATCCGGAGATCACGGTCCTGAATCTGGATGCGCTGACCTATGCCGGAAATCCGGACAATCTGGAGGGGCTGCCCGATGGATGCCGCTACACCTTCTGTCATGGAGACATTACGGATGAGGAAACGGTGAACGGCATCGTGAAAGAGGGAGTCGACGCCATTGTCAATTTTGCAGCGGAATCCCATGTGGACCGGTGTATCACCGACCCGGGGATCTTTGTTCGGACCAATGTCATGGGGACCCGGGTCCTGCTGGATGCCGCAAGGGAATATCAGGTAAAGAAATATCTGCAGGTTTCCACGGATGAAGTGTACGGCACCCTGGGGCAGAAAGGATATTTTACGGAAGAGAGCTGCCTTGCCCCAAACAGCCCCTATTCCGCCAGCAAGGCCGGGGCGGATCTGCTGGTCCGCGCCTATCATAGGACCTTTGGCCTGAACGTCAACGTCACCCGATGTTCCAATAACTACGGGCCACGGCAGTTCCCGGAAAAACTGATTCCCCTGATGATCTCCCATGCCATGGAGGATCAGCCCCTGCCGGTCTACGGAGACGGACAGAATATCCGCGACTGGCTTTATGTGGAGGATCACTGCCGTGCCATAGACAGGGTGCTGCGCTGCGGAGAAAGCGGACGGGTGTATAATGTAGGCGGCAACAATGAAAGAACCAATATGGAGATTGTTGATTTGATTCTTGAAAAGCTGGGAAAGCCGCGCAGCCTGATTTCCTTTGTCCGGGACCGGCCCGGGCATGACAGGAGATATGCCATCGATTCCGGCAGGATTCAGAAGGAGCTGGGATGGAAGCCCATGTATGACTTTGCCTCCAGCATGGAGAAAACCATAGACTGGTACTGCAGCCATACGAAATGGCTGGATCGGATCCGCACCGGGGAATACCGCAGAAAGCAGGATATATAG
- a CDS encoding glycosyltransferase, translating to MAAEGHRLQDLVRGKRVLCLATKNLDYIRIQQEIHLIREYGGKLTILGSTAKGYPARLKTVLPGLLRMKKEDFDVIFIGFLPQILIPFFSFLFRGKIVVMDFFISLYDTLVFDRQRFRQGGLPARFLRWVDRKALRRADHIIADTRTDAEYFVKELGAAPEKMEVLYLAADTSIYYPRKLPKPARYRDRFLVLYFGSILPLQGVETIVEAANLLKDRPEIAFLLIGPVRAEQKAQASSSNIEFVEWLEQEKLAEAIATADLCLAGHFNSRIDKARRTIAGKTYIYRAMEKPVVLGENPANRERYQEDGRTVFYTKMGDSSALRDTILRAWQALSGERVRYGNRGAEEDNDE from the coding sequence ATGGCCGCGGAAGGGCATCGTCTGCAGGATCTGGTAAGGGGAAAGCGGGTGCTCTGCCTGGCCACGAAGAATTTGGATTATATCCGGATCCAGCAGGAGATCCATCTGATCCGGGAATATGGCGGCAAACTGACGATACTGGGATCCACTGCCAAAGGCTATCCGGCAAGGCTGAAAACCGTTCTGCCCGGCTTGCTCCGTATGAAAAAGGAGGACTTTGATGTCATTTTCATCGGATTCCTGCCGCAGATTCTGATCCCGTTTTTTTCCTTTTTGTTTCGCGGGAAGATTGTTGTCATGGACTTTTTCATTTCCCTCTACGATACCCTGGTGTTTGACCGGCAGCGTTTCCGGCAGGGGGGACTGCCTGCGCGGTTCCTGCGATGGGTGGACCGGAAAGCCCTGCGGCGTGCGGATCATATTATAGCGGACACACGGACCGATGCGGAATATTTTGTGAAGGAGCTGGGTGCAGCCCCGGAGAAGATGGAAGTCCTGTACCTTGCGGCAGATACTTCCATATACTATCCAAGGAAATTACCCAAACCGGCCCGGTATCGGGATCGGTTTCTCGTGCTATATTTTGGAAGCATTCTTCCCTTGCAGGGCGTGGAGACTATTGTGGAGGCGGCAAACCTGCTGAAGGACCGGCCGGAGATTGCCTTTCTCCTGATTGGACCGGTCCGTGCGGAGCAGAAAGCGCAGGCTTCCTCCTCCAATATTGAGTTTGTGGAGTGGCTGGAGCAGGAAAAGCTGGCAGAGGCCATTGCCACGGCGGATCTCTGCCTGGCGGGCCACTTCAACAGCCGGATCGACAAGGCGAGGCGGACCATTGCCGGCAAGACCTATATTTACCGTGCCATGGAAAAGCCGGTGGTGCTGGGAGAAAACCCGGCGAACCGGGAACGGTATCAGGAAGACGGCCGAACGGTTTTCTATACAAAGATGGGAGATTCTTCTGCGCTGAGGGATACGATTCTTCGGGCTTGGCAGGCTCTTTCCGGGGAAAGGGTCCGTTACGGGAACAGAGGAGCGGAGGAAGACAATGATGAATAG
- a CDS encoding YbhN family protein: MMNRNEENRKSGTDKKNGKNWSKWIGIALMILSFGFIIREILQMDLSSLRIEHPLQAVVLSLLFTMVTAGSVILSAYAWRNILSAIHGQAIGFGEVFKVYVKANVAKYLPGNVMHYAGRNMLGGRLGWGQGDILLSSVLEIMMILLSAAVFLILFAHRQFMGVVKDAIRNGASRPIIPIAILAVLLVAAAGILYLFRKRKDLQDKMKLLVTPGFLKVLALNFFLYTGTFLIQGIVMAFILTGIFHVSLGPENIVAVISSSVLSWFAGFITPGAPGGIGVKEAVLLWTLSPVYGKEVTLAAALVHRFVSVLADVAAFGTGMIMEKRR; the protein is encoded by the coding sequence ATGATGAATAGGAACGAAGAGAACAGGAAGAGTGGGACAGATAAGAAGAACGGGAAGAATTGGAGCAAATGGATTGGTATTGCCCTTATGATTCTTTCCTTCGGATTTATCATCCGGGAAATTCTTCAGATGGATCTCTCTTCGCTTCGCATCGAACATCCTCTGCAGGCTGTTGTCCTGAGTCTGCTGTTTACCATGGTAACCGCCGGCTCCGTGATCCTTTCCGCCTATGCCTGGCGGAATATCCTGTCCGCAATCCATGGACAGGCCATTGGATTCGGAGAAGTTTTCAAGGTCTATGTCAAGGCAAACGTTGCAAAGTATCTGCCGGGCAATGTCATGCACTATGCCGGTCGGAATATGCTTGGAGGCCGGCTGGGATGGGGCCAGGGGGATATCCTCCTGAGCAGTGTGCTGGAGATAATGATGATCCTGCTCAGTGCCGCTGTTTTTCTGATTCTGTTTGCTCACCGGCAGTTTATGGGTGTGGTGAAGGATGCCATCCGGAATGGGGCGTCCAGGCCGATCATTCCGATTGCAATTTTGGCGGTGCTTCTTGTTGCGGCAGCAGGGATACTTTATCTCTTCCGGAAGCGGAAGGATTTGCAGGATAAGATGAAGCTGCTGGTTACACCCGGATTCCTGAAAGTGCTGGCCCTGAATTTCTTTCTCTATACCGGTACGTTTCTGATTCAGGGCATTGTGATGGCGTTCATCCTGACCGGCATTTTTCATGTCAGCCTGGGACCGGAGAATATTGTTGCTGTCATCAGTTCGTCGGTTTTGTCCTGGTTTGCAGGATTTATTACACCCGGAGCGCCGGGCGGCATCGGGGTGAAGGAAGCGGTCCTGCTGTGGACGCTTTCCCCTGTTTACGGAAAGGAAGTTACCCTGGCAGCAGCGCTGGTGCATCGGTTTGTATCGGTTTTGGCGGATGTGGCTGCTTTTGGAACCGGAATGATCATGGAAAAACGCAGGTAG
- a CDS encoding glycosyltransferase family 2 protein — protein MKLIIQIPCYNEEKTLPITFGDLPKEIPGVDQLEYLIINDGSTDRTVEVARELGIHHIVSFPNNRGLAKGFMAGIDACLRLGADIIVNTDGDNQYKGQDIVDLVQPILEGRAEVVVGDRQTDTIEHFSPMKKRLQKLGSWVVRKASDSNVIDAASGFRAYSRSAAMNLNVVSEYSYTLETLIEAGRTKTAIDNVPIGTNEKLRESRLFKNMGSYMKRSGSTIIRTYSMYRPLKIFLTLSAICLLLGLVLGIRYLYFLGIGEGSGHVQSLILVAILILTGIQMGVFGLLADAIAANRKINNELLFRLKRIEYDHLIPFEQQEEQRKKIAWVDEKADEKYAGAQNSTDRESQQ, from the coding sequence ATGAAGCTGATTATTCAAATTCCTTGCTATAATGAGGAAAAAACATTGCCCATTACATTTGGGGACCTTCCGAAGGAAATCCCGGGAGTGGATCAGTTGGAATATCTGATCATCAATGACGGAAGCACGGACCGGACCGTGGAGGTGGCAAGGGAACTGGGAATTCATCATATTGTAAGTTTTCCCAACAACCGCGGCCTTGCCAAAGGCTTCATGGCCGGCATTGATGCCTGTCTCCGGCTGGGAGCGGATATCATTGTCAATACGGATGGGGATAACCAGTACAAGGGGCAGGATATCGTGGATCTGGTACAGCCCATTCTGGAAGGCAGGGCGGAAGTCGTGGTGGGAGACCGTCAGACGGATACCATAGAGCATTTTTCTCCCATGAAAAAGCGCTTGCAGAAGCTGGGAAGCTGGGTGGTCCGGAAAGCCTCCGACAGCAATGTCATTGATGCTGCCAGCGGATTCCGGGCATACAGCCGTTCTGCCGCCATGAATCTCAATGTCGTATCGGAATATTCCTATACCCTGGAGACCCTGATTGAAGCGGGCCGTACCAAAACGGCCATTGACAATGTCCCCATCGGCACCAATGAAAAGCTGAGGGAATCCCGGCTATTCAAAAACATGGGAAGCTATATGAAACGATCCGGCAGTACCATTATCCGGACCTATTCCATGTACCGGCCCCTGAAGATCTTTCTGACCCTGAGCGCCATTTGCCTGTTGCTGGGCCTGGTACTGGGGATACGGTATCTGTACTTTCTCGGCATCGGCGAAGGCAGTGGCCACGTTCAGTCCCTGATCCTGGTTGCCATCTTGATCCTGACCGGAATCCAGATGGGGGTATTCGGACTGTTGGCCGATGCCATTGCTGCAAACCGCAAGATCAACAACGAACTGCTTTTCCGCCTGAAACGGATTGAGTATGACCACCTGATCCCCTTTGAGCAACAGGAAGAGCAGCGGAAAAAGATCGCCTGGGTGGATGAAAAGGCGGATGAAAAATATGCCGGGGCGCAAAATAGCACGGACAGGGAAAGTCAGCAGTAA
- a CDS encoding DUF3048 domain-containing protein has translation MKKRIFIVLCISILAALLLVSCSGDPGLHPDRTPKPAPIAGSDDQGSNGGEDDVDIEVQPGSGDPSPITGLDMNADYKPVAVMVENIAAARPQSGVIDADLVYEANAEGGITRLLAVFQSKMPEVAGPVRSVRHYYMYLAEQWDAYLVHYGQSFIAKDMFDRIDVQRLNGLYDERLFTRDSSRKAPHNVYINVGDCRKKIDFPQKCKGFQFSSEDVSQGEPYQEITIPYHGSDNVVSYQYDESEKRNLRFVNGEKNTDRETGKQLSAKNIIVQYAKHSILEPGAGYRDIRLTGTGKAKYFIGGHCFDGTWERKGEDSSTVYYDESGKEVRLQPGNTWIQLVQTDMQVTVK, from the coding sequence ATGAAAAAGCGGATTTTCATTGTGTTGTGTATAAGTATCCTGGCAGCCCTGCTGCTGGTATCCTGCTCCGGAGATCCGGGACTGCATCCGGACAGGACTCCGAAGCCTGCTCCGATTGCCGGATCCGATGACCAGGGAAGCAACGGGGGAGAGGACGATGTGGACATTGAAGTCCAGCCGGGATCCGGAGATCCGTCTCCCATTACCGGTTTGGATATGAACGCGGATTACAAACCGGTGGCTGTCATGGTGGAGAATATTGCTGCGGCACGGCCGCAATCCGGCGTGATTGATGCGGATCTGGTATATGAGGCCAACGCGGAAGGCGGAATTACCCGTCTGCTTGCCGTATTCCAGTCCAAAATGCCGGAAGTGGCGGGACCGGTTCGCAGTGTCCGTCACTATTATATGTATTTGGCAGAGCAGTGGGATGCCTATCTGGTGCATTACGGCCAGTCGTTTATCGCAAAGGACATGTTTGACAGGATTGATGTCCAACGGCTGAACGGCTTGTATGATGAAAGGCTCTTTACCCGGGATTCTTCCCGCAAGGCGCCGCATAACGTATACATAAATGTTGGAGACTGCAGGAAGAAGATTGATTTCCCCCAGAAATGCAAAGGATTTCAGTTTTCCTCCGAAGACGTCTCCCAGGGGGAACCGTATCAGGAAATTACGATCCCTTATCATGGCAGTGATAATGTGGTAAGCTATCAATATGATGAATCGGAAAAGCGGAATCTGCGGTTTGTCAACGGAGAGAAGAATACGGATCGGGAGACCGGAAAACAGTTGTCCGCTAAAAACATCATTGTACAATATGCTAAACATTCCATACTGGAGCCTGGAGCCGGCTATCGGGACATCAGGCTGACCGGCACCGGAAAGGCGAAATACTTTATCGGCGGCCATTGTTTTGACGGGACCTGGGAGCGTAAGGGAGAGGACAGTTCCACCGTCTATTATGACGAAAGCGGGAAAGAAGTCCGGCTGCAGCCCGGCAACACCTGGATACAGCTTGTTCAGACAGATATGCAGGTAACGGTGAAATAG
- the gmd gene encoding GDP-mannose 4,6-dehydratase, with the protein MKKALITGITGQDGSYLAELLLKKGYQVYGLRRRTSNLNYGNAEHLKNDIEFIYADMTDVPSLVTALEKSDPDEVYNLAAQSFVQTAWEQPILTGQVDAMGVTNLLEAIRITKPEAKFYQASTSEMFGKVQETPQKETTPFYPRSPYAVAKLYGHWITINYRESYDMFACCGILFNHESPRRGLEFVTRKVTDAAVRIKLGLQKELRMGNLDSKRDWGFAGDYVYAMWLMLQQEKPDDYVVATGETRTVRELLDTAFQCVGLNYEDYVVIDPKFIRPAEVQLLLGDSSKATKRLGWKPKVSFQEMIGMMVEEDMRRVKAEQNQKEFLSCPDTANV; encoded by the coding sequence ATGAAAAAAGCTTTGATTACCGGAATTACAGGGCAGGATGGTTCCTATCTTGCCGAATTGCTTCTGAAGAAAGGCTATCAGGTCTATGGCCTTCGAAGGCGAACCAGCAATCTGAATTATGGAAACGCGGAACATCTGAAGAACGATATTGAATTTATCTATGCCGATATGACCGATGTTCCGTCCCTGGTCACGGCATTGGAAAAGTCCGATCCGGATGAAGTATACAACCTGGCAGCCCAGTCCTTTGTCCAGACGGCGTGGGAGCAGCCCATCCTGACCGGTCAGGTGGATGCAATGGGCGTGACCAATCTGCTGGAAGCAATCCGGATCACAAAACCGGAAGCAAAATTCTATCAGGCATCCACCAGTGAAATGTTCGGGAAGGTGCAGGAGACTCCCCAGAAGGAGACCACTCCCTTTTATCCGAGAAGTCCCTATGCCGTGGCCAAGCTGTATGGCCACTGGATCACCATCAACTATCGGGAGAGCTATGATATGTTCGCCTGCTGTGGGATTCTGTTCAATCATGAATCTCCCAGAAGAGGGCTGGAGTTTGTGACCCGCAAGGTAACCGATGCAGCTGTGCGGATCAAGCTGGGACTGCAGAAGGAACTGCGTATGGGCAATCTGGATTCCAAACGGGACTGGGGATTTGCCGGGGACTATGTCTACGCCATGTGGCTCATGCTGCAACAGGAGAAGCCGGATGACTATGTGGTGGCAACCGGGGAAACCAGGACGGTCCGGGAACTGCTCGATACCGCATTCCAATGTGTTGGTCTGAACTATGAGGATTATGTTGTGATTGATCCCAAATTTATTCGTCCTGCAGAGGTACAGCTGCTTTTGGGCGACTCTTCCAAAGCAACGAAAAGACTGGGATGGAAACCGAAAGTCAGCTTTCAGGAAATGATCGGAATGATGGTGGAGGAGGACATGCGCCGGGTGAAAGCGGAGCAGAATCAAAAAGAATTCCTGAGCTGCCCGGACACGGCGAACGTATGA
- a CDS encoding GDP-mannose 4,6-dehydratase yields MKILITGICGFVGGYLSRCLARAGHVVCGTRLEGERVPDFLRDTEIHVLDLTQKDAVGDVLRESEPDAVCHLAAQSSVALSWRDPAQTWEVNVIGLIHLLEGIRAMDSNPRILLIGSSEEYGKVTPEEIPLREDHSLRPGNPYAAGKAAQEMLGRLYAEAYGMDIIMVRAFNHTGPGQAPTFVIPDFAKRIAAMEKGQMPKELLVGNLEVVRDFSDVRDIVRGYAMLLEQGRAGEVYNIGSGQGYSIRDLLQRLLAMTVEAIAVSRDPARMRPSDVPVLIGDIRKITDHTGWKPEIPMDTTLRDVLEDWRQNDGLPGRK; encoded by the coding sequence ATGAAAATATTGATTACCGGCATATGCGGATTTGTCGGCGGTTATCTGAGCCGCTGTCTGGCCCGGGCGGGCCATGTGGTCTGCGGAACCCGGCTGGAAGGGGAAAGGGTACCTGATTTTCTGAGGGATACGGAAATCCATGTACTGGATCTGACCCAAAAGGATGCGGTGGGGGATGTGCTTCGGGAATCCGAACCGGATGCCGTCTGCCATCTGGCTGCCCAAAGCTCGGTGGCCCTGTCCTGGCGGGATCCGGCCCAAACCTGGGAGGTCAATGTGATCGGCCTGATTCATTTGCTGGAGGGCATCCGGGCCATGGATTCGAATCCCCGCATCCTGCTGATCGGATCCAGTGAAGAATACGGAAAAGTGACGCCGGAGGAAATCCCTCTCCGTGAGGATCATTCCCTGAGACCGGGAAATCCCTATGCCGCCGGCAAGGCTGCTCAGGAAATGCTGGGCCGCCTCTACGCAGAGGCATACGGTATGGACATCATCATGGTCCGGGCCTTCAACCATACCGGGCCGGGCCAGGCGCCCACCTTTGTCATTCCCGATTTTGCAAAACGGATTGCCGCCATGGAAAAAGGGCAGATGCCAAAAGAACTTCTGGTCGGGAATCTGGAGGTGGTACGGGACTTTTCCGATGTCCGGGATATCGTCCGGGGATATGCCATGCTTTTGGAACAGGGCCGGGCAGGGGAAGTCTATAACATCGGATCCGGGCAGGGATATTCCATCCGGGATCTTTTGCAGCGTCTTTTGGCAATGACGGTGGAAGCCATTGCCGTTTCCCGGGATCCTGCGCGGATGCGGCCCTCGGACGTACCGGTCCTGATTGGCGACATCCGTAAGATAACGGATCATACCGGATGGAAACCGGAAATTCCCATGGACACAACCCTGCGGGATGTTCTGGAGGACTGGAGACAAAACGATGGACTGCCCGGTCGGAAATAG
- a CDS encoding mannose-1-phosphate guanylyltransferase, translated as MKTIGLILAGGCGTRFWPLSRAKRPKQVLKLDGDKEMINFTIDRCSPLIPKEDIYLVTNRDQAELLQEVTGSRMEPGRIFVEPSARNTAPCILYSALRLRKKYGDAVLCVLSSDQSVKKEEEFRRVLSEASDYAQSHDDIVTVGITPTFPSTGYGYIKTGSMVSGSDTVHHVDRFVEKPDRETASEYLHSGGYLWNSGMFISRISTILDRFRQHLPEMSQALSPLKHLSDEEAGSFLREVYPTLEKISIDYGIMEKENHIAVIPGDFGWSDIGAWNTLGDVIPPDSSGNVIKGDHVGLDTRDCVVFSGDKVVATIGLSNVVIVNTPDSVLVCSKDEVQEIRQLTDELKRMGREDLL; from the coding sequence ATGAAAACAATCGGACTGATCCTGGCGGGAGGCTGTGGGACGCGGTTCTGGCCGCTGTCCCGGGCGAAGAGACCCAAACAGGTGCTGAAGCTGGACGGAGATAAGGAAATGATCAATTTTACCATTGACCGGTGTTCCCCGTTGATTCCAAAGGAGGATATCTATCTGGTTACAAACCGGGACCAGGCGGAGCTGCTGCAGGAAGTTACCGGCAGCCGGATGGAACCCGGCCGGATCTTTGTTGAGCCGTCCGCCCGAAATACCGCTCCCTGCATTCTTTATTCGGCGCTGAGGCTGCGGAAAAAGTATGGAGATGCAGTGCTCTGCGTCCTGTCATCCGATCAGAGTGTGAAGAAGGAAGAAGAATTTCGCAGGGTCCTGTCGGAAGCTTCCGATTATGCACAAAGCCATGATGACATTGTAACCGTCGGGATTACCCCGACCTTTCCCAGTACCGGTTATGGCTATATCAAAACCGGCTCCATGGTGTCCGGATCCGATACAGTTCATCATGTGGACCGGTTTGTGGAGAAGCCGGATCGGGAAACCGCTTCAGAATATCTTCATTCCGGCGGATATCTGTGGAACAGCGGAATGTTTATATCCCGGATCAGCACCATTCTGGACCGCTTCCGGCAGCATCTGCCGGAAATGTCTCAGGCGCTCTCGCCGCTGAAGCATCTATCCGATGAGGAAGCCGGCTCTTTTCTCCGGGAGGTGTATCCCACACTGGAGAAGATATCCATTGATTATGGCATCATGGAAAAGGAAAACCATATTGCTGTGATTCCGGGGGATTTTGGATGGAGTGATATCGGCGCCTGGAACACGCTGGGGGATGTGATCCCTCCGGATTCCAGCGGGAATGTCATAAAGGGAGATCATGTCGGCCTGGATACGAGGGATTGTGTGGTTTTTTCAGGAGATAAAGTGGTGGCAACCATCGGCCTGTCCAATGTGGTGATTGTCAATACTCCGGACAGTGTGCTGGTCTGCAGTAAGGACGAGGTGCAGGAGATCCGGCAGCTGACCGATGAATTGAAAAGGATGGGGCGGGAAGATTTGTTGTGA
- a CDS encoding LCP family protein has product MKKVLITILIILLVALIGTGGYILNLLDRIPKASLKDPDTGEKIGEGLNKQEALGIGDDALSQKDTGVTNILLFGLDKRSETEKGHSDAILIASVDRKSKKIKLTSLMRDMYVKIPGREKNRINTAYFSGGPSLAIKTVNTNFNMNIEDYVTVDFKALEDIINLVGGVDINIKKNEVNAVSPYIDELNKINRGSRAKHLTSPGLQTLNGRQAVAYARVRSVGRDDFERTERQRRVMSELLRKGMNISVTKIPELVNTVLPNVETSLTKKEIIGLAATIVGFGNSDMEQFRIPTDDGFEDEKIGKMMVLVPDLEKNTDALHEFIYGSKSAYASENTGDRVK; this is encoded by the coding sequence ATGAAAAAAGTACTGATAACCATTTTAATAATTTTGCTTGTGGCTCTGATCGGCACAGGCGGTTATATATTAAACCTGCTGGACCGGATACCGAAAGCCAGCCTGAAGGATCCGGACACCGGGGAAAAGATCGGCGAGGGGCTCAACAAACAGGAGGCCCTGGGCATCGGCGATGACGCGCTGTCCCAGAAGGACACCGGCGTTACGAATATTCTCCTGTTCGGACTGGATAAACGCTCCGAAACCGAAAAGGGACATTCCGATGCCATCCTGATCGCATCCGTGGACCGAAAGAGCAAGAAGATCAAACTGACTTCCCTGATGCGGGACATGTATGTAAAGATTCCCGGAAGGGAAAAAAACCGGATCAATACGGCCTATTTCAGCGGCGGACCGTCTCTTGCCATCAAGACGGTCAATACGAACTTCAATATGAACATTGAGGATTATGTCACGGTGGATTTCAAGGCGCTGGAGGACATTATCAATCTGGTGGGCGGTGTCGACATTAACATCAAGAAAAATGAAGTCAATGCGGTCAGCCCCTACATTGATGAGCTGAACAAGATCAACAGGGGTTCCAGGGCAAAACACCTTACCTCACCCGGACTGCAGACGTTGAACGGACGTCAGGCAGTGGCCTATGCCAGAGTCCGTTCAGTGGGGCGGGATGATTTTGAGCGCACCGAGCGGCAGAGAAGGGTTATGAGTGAGCTGCTTCGAAAGGGAATGAACATCAGCGTCACCAAGATACCGGAGCTGGTAAACACGGTCCTGCCCAACGTGGAGACCAGCCTCACCAAAAAGGAGATTATTGGGTTGGCCGCCACCATAGTGGGATTTGGAAATTCGGACATGGAGCAGTTCCGCATCCCGACGGACGACGGATTCGAGGACGAGAAAATAGGCAAAATGATGGTTCTTGTGCCGGATCTTGAAAAGAACACCGATGCGCTTCATGAGTTCATTTATGGATCCAAGTCTGCATATGCATCGGAAAATACCGGGGACAGGGTCAAGTAA